The Flavobacterium sp. K5-23 genome segment TTCAAAGTCGGAATTCCATACACGAGCTTGTCCCTGATATCCACTGATTCTTTGAATCGGATTATCTTGGGGATTTAAATATAATTCAAATGCTGTATTTATCGCTTTTTGTCTGCCGTAATAACGAATTATCGGAATTTCATAATCGACGAAAGGAAAGCCATTATAACTGATGGTAGCCTCTTTTATTTGGTTGTTCCAAAGCATATACGGTAAAAACTGCTCAGCATTATAGAGGTCTTCATTTTTTTGTAAGGTGAAAGCATCCAGGGAATGAATGATTAATTTTGGTTTACTGTTGTTTTTTAACAAAAGTCTATGTCTCAAGTCTTGCAACCAGAAATTATGTCCGTTTATCCCTAGATTGTAGCAGGAAACGTTAAGGCTGTCGCTTATCATTTTTGGATCGATATGAACCCAAGCTCTTGAACTTCCGTAAATAACAATATCCGAGTTTACTTTACTATCTCTAATGGCATTCCAAACAGGATATTCTTTTTTTGCAAAAGAGTTTGATTCCTTTAAATACTTAGATACAAAAACATCAAAAGCGTATGCAGCTATAAGAGCCGGTAGGCAAAAGAGTATAAATTGGGTTATGAATTTTTTCATATCTAAAATTGGAAATAAATAAATTGTTGTGCCGTTCCGCCAAAGTAAAATATTGCTGCAATCAGGACATAATAAAATCCCCAACGTACAGGTTTAGGCATCTCCAGTTTTGCAATAGCGTACTGTTGTTCTCTGCCTAACCATTCGATAGTCATAAAAATTAATATAAGTACAAGCATCGTGTAAATAGAAAAAGTATCAGGAAGCTTAGTGGCTTCCATAAAATCTGTCGAAAAGATTTTTGAAATAATGCGCCATGCATGACCTACGTTTTCTGCTCTAAAGAAAATCCAGGCGAACACTGTTAAACTAAATGTGATTACAATAGAAAGTAATTCTTTTAGATTTGGGAAATATTTGCCTTGAGCAACAATATCCAGATAATTTCTATTGGTATTAAAAATAATTGAAGGCATAATGTATAAGGCGTTTAGAAAACCCCAGATGATAAAAGTCCAATTGGCTCCATGCCAAAAACCACTCACAAGAAAGATGATAAATGTGTTTCTAATTTTCATCAAAGTTCCACCTTTGCTTCCGCCAAGAGGAATGTATAAATAATCTTTGAACCAACTAGACAAAGAGATATGCCAACGCCTCCAGAACTCAGCGATGTCTCTGGAAAAATAGGGGAAGGCAAAATTGCGCAACAATTCTATTCCGAATAGACGTGCCGTTCCTAAGGCAATATCTGAGTAACCCGCGAAGTCACCATAGATCTGGAATGTGAATAATACAGCTCCAAGAATTAAGGTGCTCCCTGAATAATTGTCTGAATTATTAAAAATATGATTGGCCATCTCAGCACACTGATCAGCAATGACGATTTTTTTAAATAATCCCCAAATAATCTGTCTTAAACCGTCAATTGCTTTAGAGTAGTCGAAAGTTCTTTTTTTCTGTATTTGAGGCAGTAAATGAGTAGCACGTTCAATAGGTCCGGCTACTAAAAGGGGAAAGAAACTAACAAAAACGGCATAATCTATAAAATCTCTTTCGGCCTTAATACGATCTTTGTAGATATCAATTACATAGGATAGTCCATGGAATGTATAAAACGATATTCCAACAGGTAAAATAAGATTCAGGGTCATAGGATTGACTTGCAAGCCTAAATTCCCTATTGCTTCAGCAAAAGATTCTGCAAAAAAGTTATAATATTTAAAAACCCCTAAAAAACCCAGATTGACCGATATGCTGAACCAAAACCAAAACTTTTTAATAGTATTCGTTTTTGCTTCGGCCATTTTAATTCCGGTGTAATAATCGAGCAGAGTAGAGAAAACAAGTAAAAATAAAAAACGCCAGTCCCAACAGGCATAGAAAACATAACTGGAAACCATAAGCAACAAATTCTGTGCTTTAAGGTTTTTATTGGTTACAAACCAATAAAGAACAAAAACGATTGCTAAGAAAAGAGCAAAGTGGATAGAGTTAAAAAGCA includes the following:
- a CDS encoding MBOAT family protein, with protein sequence MLFNSIHFALFLAIVFVLYWFVTNKNLKAQNLLLMVSSYVFYACWDWRFLFLLVFSTLLDYYTGIKMAEAKTNTIKKFWFWFSISVNLGFLGVFKYYNFFAESFAEAIGNLGLQVNPMTLNLILPVGISFYTFHGLSYVIDIYKDRIKAERDFIDYAVFVSFFPLLVAGPIERATHLLPQIQKKRTFDYSKAIDGLRQIIWGLFKKIVIADQCAEMANHIFNNSDNYSGSTLILGAVLFTFQIYGDFAGYSDIALGTARLFGIELLRNFAFPYFSRDIAEFWRRWHISLSSWFKDYLYIPLGGSKGGTLMKIRNTFIIFLVSGFWHGANWTFIIWGFLNALYIMPSIIFNTNRNYLDIVAQGKYFPNLKELLSIVITFSLTVFAWIFFRAENVGHAWRIISKIFSTDFMEATKLPDTFSIYTMLVLILIFMTIEWLGREQQYAIAKLEMPKPVRWGFYYVLIAAIFYFGGTAQQFIYFQF